From Haloterrigena salifodinae, the proteins below share one genomic window:
- a CDS encoding hemolysin family protein, translating to MTGFGTALVGAITGGLLPPGLVAPAGIGALLVLLVLSGFFSSAEIAMFSLAQHRIEALVEDGTSGAETVQTLKDDPHRLLVTILVGNNLVNIAMSSIATGLFGMYMSQGQAVLAATFGVTAVVLLFGESAPKSYAIENTESWALSVARPLQFSKYALFPLVITFDWLTRVVNRLTGGGTAVEESYVTREELRNLIRTGENEGIIEADEREMLQRVLRFTDTIAKEVMTPRLDVTAVARGATVDEAVAKCVESGHTRLPVYDGDLDTVVGVVTLGDLVRDRQYGETEDETLEMYLEETLHVPESKQIDDLFREMRQQRVEQVVVIDEFGTTEGIATTEDIVEAIVGEILETQEDEPIEVVDDRTVRVNGEVNVEDVNDALEIDLPEGEEFETIAGFVFNLAGRLVEPGETFAYDGVDLTVESVDATRIKRVRIVEPEPSTADDASASAAS from the coding sequence ATGACAGGGTTCGGGACGGCTCTCGTCGGCGCCATTACCGGTGGCCTGCTCCCGCCGGGTCTCGTCGCTCCCGCCGGCATCGGGGCGTTGCTGGTATTGCTGGTCCTGTCGGGGTTTTTCTCCTCGGCGGAAATCGCGATGTTCTCGCTGGCCCAGCACCGAATCGAGGCGCTCGTCGAGGACGGCACGTCCGGCGCCGAGACCGTCCAGACCTTGAAGGACGATCCCCACCGGCTGCTGGTGACGATCCTCGTCGGAAACAACCTCGTCAACATCGCGATGTCCTCGATTGCGACGGGCCTGTTCGGGATGTATATGAGTCAGGGCCAGGCGGTGCTAGCGGCGACGTTCGGCGTGACAGCCGTCGTCTTGCTGTTCGGCGAGAGCGCTCCGAAGTCCTACGCCATCGAGAACACCGAATCGTGGGCGCTGTCGGTCGCCCGCCCGCTGCAGTTCTCGAAGTACGCGCTGTTCCCGCTCGTAATCACGTTCGACTGGTTGACACGTGTGGTCAATCGGCTGACCGGCGGCGGTACGGCCGTCGAAGAGTCGTACGTCACCCGCGAGGAGCTCCGGAATCTGATTCGAACCGGCGAGAACGAGGGAATCATCGAAGCCGACGAGCGCGAGATGCTCCAGCGGGTGCTCCGGTTTACCGACACCATCGCGAAGGAGGTGATGACGCCGCGGCTGGACGTCACCGCCGTCGCTCGAGGGGCGACCGTCGACGAAGCCGTCGCGAAGTGCGTCGAAAGCGGTCACACCCGCCTTCCAGTGTACGACGGCGACCTCGACACTGTCGTCGGTGTCGTTACCCTCGGCGACCTCGTCCGCGACCGGCAGTACGGTGAGACCGAAGACGAAACCCTCGAGATGTACTTAGAGGAGACGCTGCACGTTCCCGAAAGCAAGCAGATCGACGACCTGTTTCGCGAGATGCGCCAGCAACGCGTCGAACAGGTCGTCGTCATCGACGAGTTCGGGACGACGGAAGGAATCGCCACCACCGAGGACATCGTCGAAGCGATCGTCGGCGAGATCCTCGAGACCCAGGAAGACGAACCGATCGAGGTCGTCGACGATCGAACCGTCCGTGTCAACGGCGAAGTGAACGTCGAGGACGTTAACGACGCCCTCGAGATCGACCTCCCGGAGGGCGAGGAGTTTGAGACGATCGCCGGCTTCGTCTTCAATCTCGCCGGGCGGCTGGTCGAACCCGGCGAAACGTTCGCCTACGACGGCGTCGATCTCACCGTCGAGAGCGTCGATGCGACGCGCATCAAACGCGTTCGAATCGTCGAGCCGGAACCGTCGACGGCTGATGACGCCAGCGCGTCCGCGGCGAGTTGA
- a CDS encoding DUF7260 family protein — MDLVASSLAIGGYFPAATRAVEREREQLQRECKAFDRFASAVKSITVQTDSRDGVSTVLVGNATATGSNLQNVRDAYRSTVMDVDHYESEYGEELYENMMLELTENVASALADGYQFTQPLKQAVIQQSRLAKSRRESLLDAIDAERDALERGRDRLREIDETVADDSIGSEDDSTDAVESRSDSPLSEYSLTELFEYERRLQRCLSRYEQLHRDRQHEIHSNDAYRSKTGYPFLQLYLYESLEDDFPLLAAVTERFEGLRARQEMVRRAITYR, encoded by the coding sequence ATGGATCTGGTTGCCAGTTCCCTTGCGATCGGCGGCTACTTTCCCGCGGCGACCAGGGCCGTCGAGCGGGAGCGCGAGCAACTGCAACGGGAGTGCAAGGCGTTCGACCGATTCGCGTCGGCGGTGAAATCGATCACCGTACAGACCGATAGCAGAGACGGTGTTTCCACGGTTCTCGTCGGAAACGCCACTGCCACCGGAAGCAACCTCCAGAACGTCCGAGACGCCTACCGGTCAACCGTCATGGACGTCGATCATTACGAGAGCGAGTACGGGGAAGAGCTCTACGAGAACATGATGCTGGAACTGACCGAAAACGTCGCGTCGGCCCTCGCGGACGGCTACCAGTTCACGCAACCGCTCAAACAGGCGGTGATACAGCAGTCGCGACTGGCCAAGTCCCGCCGTGAATCGCTGCTGGACGCCATCGACGCCGAACGCGACGCGCTCGAGCGAGGTCGGGATCGACTCCGGGAAATCGACGAAACCGTAGCGGACGATTCGATCGGTTCGGAGGACGACTCGACCGACGCGGTCGAGTCGAGGAGCGACTCGCCCCTCTCGGAGTACTCCCTCACGGAACTCTTCGAGTACGAACGGCGACTGCAGCGCTGTCTCAGCCGATACGAGCAACTGCATCGGGACCGACAGCACGAGATCCACTCGAACGACGCCTACCGATCGAAGACCGGCTACCCGTTCTTGCAGCTCTACCTCTACGAGTCTCTCGAGGACGACTTTCCGCTGTTGGCGGCCGTTACGGAACGATTCGAAGGGCTTCGAGCGCGCCAGGAGATGGTCCGTCGAGCGATTACGTACCGGTGA
- a CDS encoding alpha/beta hydrolase family protein gives MDAPERDDTRDAILDCLGSFPDRPDPAVETVSVAADDGFERRLLEYAVEPDERIRAYLLVPDDIDGTRPGILAVHPHAGEFDVGKSDPAGLSETEPYHYGAELCRRGYVVCCPDLLAFEDRRPSEREQAAGTAPTGADYEKFVAMDRLLRGSSLQTKYLSDLVATLDVLAAHDLVASEALGAIGHSLGGQEAAWLSWFDDRIDAAVVSSGVARLAAVQREQITHNFALYVPALLTVGDLDDVLADVAPSSLLVTHGTDDRIFPPESVRDLADIVSEAYADAGAPKQFETLFFEGGHEFPAEVRESAYDWLDQQLER, from the coding sequence ATGGACGCTCCTGAGAGAGACGATACTCGAGACGCGATCCTCGATTGCCTCGGTTCGTTCCCCGACCGGCCCGATCCGGCCGTCGAAACCGTCTCGGTCGCGGCCGACGACGGGTTCGAACGCCGACTCCTCGAGTACGCCGTCGAACCGGATGAACGGATCCGAGCGTATCTGCTCGTCCCCGACGATATCGACGGAACGCGACCCGGAATCCTCGCCGTACATCCGCACGCGGGCGAGTTCGACGTCGGAAAATCGGATCCGGCCGGGCTGAGCGAGACGGAGCCGTACCACTACGGCGCCGAACTCTGCCGGCGCGGATACGTCGTCTGCTGTCCGGACCTGCTCGCCTTCGAGGACCGACGGCCGTCCGAGCGCGAGCAGGCGGCCGGGACGGCGCCCACGGGTGCCGACTACGAGAAGTTCGTCGCGATGGATCGCCTGCTGCGCGGCTCCTCGCTTCAGACGAAGTACCTCTCGGATCTCGTCGCCACGCTCGACGTCCTCGCAGCCCACGATCTGGTCGCTTCCGAGGCGTTAGGTGCGATCGGCCACTCGCTCGGCGGTCAGGAAGCCGCCTGGCTCTCGTGGTTCGACGATCGGATCGACGCCGCGGTCGTCTCGAGCGGCGTGGCGCGACTCGCCGCCGTCCAACGCGAGCAAATCACCCACAACTTTGCGCTCTACGTTCCCGCCCTCCTGACGGTCGGTGACCTGGACGACGTCCTGGCGGACGTCGCGCCGAGTTCGCTGCTAGTAACCCACGGCACCGACGATCGCATCTTCCCGCCGGAGTCGGTCCGCGACCTCGCCGACATCGTTTCCGAGGCCTACGCCGACGCTGGCGCCCCGAAGCAATTCGAGACGCTGTTTTTCGAGGGCGGGCACGAGTTCCCCGCCGAGGTACGAGAGAGCGCCTACGACTGGCTGGACCAGCAACTCGAGCGATAG
- the lrp gene encoding HTH-type transcriptional regulator Lrp, which yields MAYENLDEDLVNELLNDGRASLRSLAEELDVSVTTISNHLSALEDEGVIQGYTPIIDYDALGYDVTAIMQLKAEGNALPQITETLKDHDQMISVYEVTGDYDIIAIGKFKDTDDMNDRIKQLLTDPDINQSNTSIVLNAVSENEQFELETDDE from the coding sequence ATGGCCTACGAAAACTTGGATGAAGACTTAGTGAACGAACTATTGAACGATGGACGTGCAAGCCTTCGGAGCCTCGCCGAAGAACTCGACGTCTCCGTCACGACCATTTCGAACCACCTCTCCGCTCTTGAGGACGAGGGCGTTATTCAGGGTTACACGCCCATCATCGACTACGATGCGCTCGGATACGACGTCACCGCGATCATGCAACTCAAAGCTGAGGGGAACGCGCTTCCTCAGATCACCGAGACGCTGAAGGATCACGATCAGATGATCTCGGTCTACGAGGTCACGGGCGACTACGACATTATCGCCATCGGGAAGTTCAAGGACACCGACGACATGAACGATCGGATCAAGCAGCTGCTGACCGATCCCGACATCAATCAGTCGAACACGAGCATCGTTCTCAATGCCGTCTCGGAGAACGAACAGTTCGAACTCGAAACCGACGACGAGTAA
- a CDS encoding PadR family transcriptional regulator, with translation MYDLTGFQRDLLYVIAGQEEPHGLAIKEELENYYEKEIHHGRLYPNLDTLVDKGLVEKGTKDRRTNVYSVTRRGTRELEARRDWENQYVDLD, from the coding sequence ATGTACGATCTCACGGGATTCCAGCGCGACCTGTTGTACGTGATCGCCGGTCAGGAGGAACCGCACGGGCTCGCGATTAAGGAGGAACTCGAGAACTACTACGAGAAGGAGATCCACCACGGCCGTCTCTACCCAAATCTCGATACGCTCGTCGACAAGGGACTGGTCGAAAAGGGGACCAAGGACCGACGGACCAACGTCTACTCGGTCACGCGACGCGGCACGCGCGAACTCGAGGCGCGACGGGACTGGGAGAATCAGTACGTCGATCTCGACTAA
- a CDS encoding ParA family protein: MNDTTSEPRAVSVVILKGGVGKSTTSMNLARQLAERGTTLFADLDPNGHATNGLGFEDAYQGETNLGDVILEGTATPHDLIRPTDHGFDLLPSSDTLEDVEKDLAGAMQGSARIKSKIVDPLLGDEYDYVVFDCPAYPGMLNNNALVATGNVMIPIEPGSSAIGGYKRTMERLIEPAREYIDVDVLAVVPNKLGDRIDQQTEDRELLENLNTATYEVNPGQPLQKAVPEFARITAEEFDEIDAGEMTPPKPGIRHRSALSRSLQHNQPLQDYDPENDQIACYEQLAEIVATGGIER, translated from the coding sequence ATGAACGACACAACGTCCGAGCCACGCGCTGTAAGCGTGGTCATCCTGAAAGGTGGCGTCGGCAAATCAACGACCTCGATGAATCTGGCTCGCCAACTCGCCGAGCGTGGAACGACCCTCTTCGCCGACCTCGACCCGAACGGTCACGCGACGAACGGTCTCGGTTTCGAGGACGCATACCAGGGCGAGACCAATCTCGGGGACGTCATTCTCGAGGGAACGGCGACTCCCCACGACCTGATTCGTCCGACCGATCACGGGTTCGATCTCCTCCCGTCGTCGGATACGCTTGAGGACGTCGAAAAAGACCTCGCGGGCGCGATGCAGGGTTCGGCGCGAATCAAGTCGAAGATCGTCGATCCGCTGCTGGGCGACGAGTACGACTACGTGGTCTTCGACTGTCCGGCGTATCCGGGGATGCTCAACAACAATGCACTCGTCGCGACGGGGAACGTGATGATCCCGATTGAACCCGGCTCGAGTGCGATCGGTGGCTACAAGCGAACGATGGAACGTCTCATCGAGCCGGCTCGGGAGTACATCGATGTCGACGTCCTCGCCGTCGTGCCGAACAAACTCGGCGACCGAATCGATCAACAGACCGAGGACCGAGAGCTCCTCGAGAACCTGAACACAGCAACCTACGAGGTTAATCCCGGCCAGCCGCTGCAGAAAGCGGTGCCGGAGTTCGCCCGGATCACGGCGGAGGAGTTCGACGAGATCGACGCCGGCGAGATGACGCCACCGAAGCCGGGCATCCGTCATCGGTCGGCACTGTCGCGATCCTTACAGCACAACCAGCCGCTGCAGGATTACGACCCGGAGAACGACCAAATCGCCTGTTACGAGCAACTCGCTGAAATCGTCGCCACCGGAGGGATCGAGCGATGA
- a CDS encoding orc1/cdc6 family replication initiation protein: MTDGNDQQSLSQSIKGRLQEGVQNSVFREKALLDPDTVIDEDRIVGRDQQLDDIITYLRPILQSNRPPNMLLYGPSGTGKSLIINAVCEQVSDLATAQDIRFGVVQINCQTIKSHDRAVYRLVENAAAEAGVAAEIPESGISTDQKLRRFYELLSEYFDSVIIILDEVDLLVGRQRDPNDEPAYSKLLYQLSRASQLGRIEGDISVAALTNDPRFMENLDGRAESSFNPQDVVFPDYDANQLQAILDRRRDAYRDDVLADGIIPLSSAFAAQDHGDARKAIDLFRKAGELADRQGEGTVREEHVRDAQKEAERDRTLTQMQGLSTQKKLSLYATAIVPVYSNRNLNAVPSTVAFRVYQYIADLLDADQKSRDSYLRYMTEAETYNFVTSEKRGRGYGSGVHKEYTFVDDPSVVAETLQEDIRLEEIENNEELIESVVNAQINDFFEGD, from the coding sequence ATGACTGATGGCAACGACCAACAGTCTCTCTCCCAGTCTATCAAAGGTCGTCTTCAGGAGGGGGTGCAAAACTCCGTCTTTCGAGAGAAGGCGTTGCTCGATCCCGATACCGTCATCGATGAGGATCGAATCGTCGGTCGCGATCAACAGCTGGACGATATCATCACGTATCTCCGACCGATCCTTCAGAGCAATCGCCCGCCGAACATGCTCCTCTACGGCCCGTCGGGAACCGGCAAATCGCTGATCATCAACGCCGTCTGCGAACAGGTCTCCGACCTCGCGACGGCCCAAGACATCCGGTTCGGCGTTGTCCAGATCAACTGTCAGACCATCAAATCCCACGACCGTGCCGTCTATCGCCTCGTCGAAAACGCCGCCGCCGAGGCCGGAGTTGCAGCCGAGATTCCCGAGAGCGGTATCTCCACTGATCAGAAACTCCGTCGGTTCTACGAACTGTTGAGCGAGTATTTCGATTCGGTTATCATCATTCTCGACGAGGTCGACCTTCTGGTCGGTCGCCAGCGAGACCCGAACGACGAACCCGCCTACTCGAAACTCCTCTACCAGCTCTCTCGAGCCTCGCAACTCGGTCGGATCGAGGGCGATATCTCCGTCGCTGCGCTGACGAACGACCCGCGGTTCATGGAGAACCTCGACGGTCGAGCGGAGAGTTCGTTCAATCCGCAGGACGTGGTCTTTCCCGATTACGACGCGAATCAGTTGCAGGCGATCCTGGATCGACGCCGCGACGCGTATCGCGACGACGTCCTCGCAGACGGGATTATTCCGCTCAGTTCCGCGTTTGCGGCACAGGACCACGGGGACGCGCGGAAAGCGATCGATCTCTTCCGAAAAGCGGGCGAACTGGCTGACCGACAAGGCGAGGGGACGGTCCGCGAGGAACACGTTCGAGACGCCCAGAAGGAAGCCGAACGCGACCGGACGCTCACGCAGATGCAGGGGCTTTCGACGCAAAAGAAGCTCTCCCTTTATGCAACGGCGATCGTTCCGGTCTATTCGAACCGGAACCTCAACGCCGTTCCCAGCACAGTGGCATTTCGCGTCTACCAGTACATCGCGGATCTCCTCGATGCTGATCAGAAGTCTCGCGACTCGTATCTCCGGTATATGACCGAAGCCGAGACGTACAACTTTGTCACCTCGGAGAAACGCGGCCGCGGCTACGGAAGCGGCGTCCACAAGGAGTACACCTTCGTGGACGATCCGTCGGTCGTCGCGGAAACGCTGCAGGAGGATATCCGCCTCGAGGAAATCGAGAACAACGAAGAATTGATCGAGTCCGTCGTCAATGCACAGATCAACGACTTCTTCGAAGGGGACTGA
- a CDS encoding molybdopterin oxidoreductase family protein — translation MNPNGRLCRKGIGALDVDAEDRLTQPLLRDEGELRPASWGEAYERIVDGIEATLDRYSPDAMGFFGAPHCTNEENYLLQKLARMLGTNNIDNRARLCHESTTRCLEARVGWPASTNGLAELSDADVIIIAGANPAKRQPIAFNSFVRPAVNNGATLVHIDPIGNATTRLAEIHITPRPETDALVFDLLSSRLLDGNDIDREFIHERTRQFESFAASLQSLTPTQAVSAAGVDEAQIDRLAELVTTADGVAALVGTGIEGDGTNAPEALLNLLLLTGNIGRPGAGLYVLRGLANEQGATDTGCVPDRLPGHQSVTATDARERIAEEWGMIPPSIPGKNMREMLTACGTDIRAAVVVGENPAISKRDPDWTRNRLDTLDHLVVLDLFLSETASNADVVLPAAAGFEKRGTRTNLERRVQRVSPTTLPPSSARSDFEILRDLGALLLPDSNAFEYQTVADVFDELTRIAPTYEGLSFAELGPSGRQWPVDSDSTLYCDSFETSDGRAVFSNDHSRFTFDSASGLSLIAGGRVGETQGDDSETKRRLRMHPEDAHDRDIEEQDLVAISNEKKTIKAKVELDENVRCTTVYLSARVADPLVRRGTSAITVESISEKEKP, via the coding sequence ATGAATCCGAACGGTCGGCTCTGCCGAAAGGGCATCGGCGCACTTGATGTCGACGCGGAAGATCGGCTTACGCAACCACTACTCCGAGATGAGGGAGAACTTCGGCCAGCGTCGTGGGGCGAAGCCTATGAACGGATCGTCGACGGAATCGAAGCTACGCTCGACCGGTACAGCCCCGACGCAATGGGGTTCTTCGGTGCGCCACACTGTACCAACGAAGAGAATTATCTCCTCCAAAAGCTGGCACGGATGCTTGGAACGAACAACATCGATAATCGGGCCCGACTCTGCCACGAATCGACGACTCGATGTCTCGAGGCCCGCGTTGGATGGCCAGCATCAACGAACGGGCTCGCTGAACTGAGCGACGCCGACGTAATTATAATCGCAGGGGCTAATCCCGCGAAACGACAGCCAATCGCGTTCAATAGCTTCGTCCGGCCGGCAGTCAACAACGGTGCGACGCTCGTCCACATTGATCCGATCGGGAATGCAACGACTCGCCTCGCAGAGATCCACATAACTCCTCGTCCAGAAACCGACGCACTGGTGTTCGACCTGTTGAGTAGTCGGCTTCTCGACGGAAACGACATCGACCGGGAGTTCATCCATGAGCGCACCCGGCAGTTCGAATCGTTCGCAGCATCTCTGCAAAGTCTTACTCCAACGCAAGCAGTGTCAGCGGCGGGTGTCGACGAGGCACAAATCGATCGCCTCGCGGAACTCGTCACGACGGCGGACGGGGTCGCAGCGCTAGTCGGAACAGGTATTGAGGGCGACGGCACGAACGCTCCTGAAGCGCTCCTCAATCTTCTCCTTCTCACTGGGAATATCGGACGACCCGGTGCCGGACTGTACGTGCTCCGCGGCCTCGCGAACGAGCAGGGAGCGACCGATACCGGCTGTGTCCCGGATCGTCTGCCCGGTCACCAATCGGTGACTGCGACCGACGCTCGTGAACGGATCGCTGAGGAGTGGGGTATGATACCACCATCCATCCCTGGGAAGAATATGCGGGAGATGCTTACGGCCTGCGGTACGGATATCCGCGCAGCGGTTGTCGTCGGCGAGAATCCGGCTATTTCGAAGCGCGATCCCGATTGGACTCGTAATCGGCTCGACACACTCGACCATCTCGTTGTCCTTGACCTGTTTCTCAGCGAGACTGCAAGCAACGCGGATGTTGTGCTCCCGGCCGCTGCTGGGTTCGAGAAACGGGGAACTAGAACAAATCTCGAACGACGGGTCCAACGCGTTTCGCCAACGACACTCCCTCCTAGTTCGGCCCGCTCGGATTTCGAAATACTCCGTGATCTCGGGGCACTATTACTCCCCGACTCGAACGCTTTTGAATACCAAACGGTAGCCGACGTGTTCGATGAATTGACCCGTATCGCACCTACGTATGAGGGGCTTTCTTTCGCCGAGCTTGGACCATCCGGTCGACAGTGGCCAGTTGACTCCGATTCGACACTGTACTGCGACAGCTTCGAAACGTCTGACGGACGGGCAGTTTTCAGTAATGACCACTCGAGATTCACCTTCGATTCCGCAAGTGGACTCTCCTTGATCGCCGGCGGACGGGTCGGAGAGACACAGGGGGATGATAGCGAAACGAAACGCCGACTCAGAATGCATCCAGAAGACGCTCACGATCGAGATATCGAAGAACAGGATCTCGTTGCAATCTCGAATGAAAAAAAGACTATCAAGGCCAAAGTCGAGTTGGACGAGAATGTTCGGTGCACGACGGTATACTTGTCAGCCCGAGTTGCGGATCCCCTCGTTCGTCGTGGCACAAGCGCCATCACAGTTGAGTCAATTTCCGAGAAGGAGAAGCCCTAG
- a CDS encoding DUF1641 domain-containing protein, translating into MAKPQSSYPESATNGARKERPESNGEAAVKDALATHGDDIAAAIEQSDELADAITTAILVIASADDEEVGHVTDSAANLVAAADGLSTDGAAELADELGENADTLSESLNVILTFQREGHLEDLVTVAASVSESLSPEEIEELSTLLEDNGSELVAILETVLELQREGHLDDLVETAKTLSVLEIDEDAARGMNEFFGAIGDAQRDSEPIGLMGTLSALLNRDIRFGLGYLVSFLKAKGRRIRDRS; encoded by the coding sequence ATGGCAAAGCCACAGTCGTCCTACCCCGAGTCAGCGACCAACGGAGCGCGGAAAGAACGTCCCGAGAGCAACGGCGAAGCGGCCGTTAAGGACGCCCTCGCAACCCACGGTGACGACATCGCCGCAGCGATCGAGCAAAGCGACGAACTCGCGGACGCGATCACAACCGCAATCCTCGTGATCGCAAGTGCCGACGACGAAGAGGTCGGCCACGTCACGGACTCGGCAGCTAACCTCGTCGCCGCCGCTGACGGCCTCTCGACTGACGGCGCAGCGGAGCTCGCAGACGAGTTAGGTGAGAACGCCGACACGCTTTCGGAGTCGCTCAACGTCATCCTCACATTCCAGCGCGAGGGCCACCTTGAAGACCTCGTGACCGTCGCTGCCTCGGTCTCCGAATCGCTCTCACCCGAAGAAATCGAGGAGTTGTCGACACTGCTCGAAGACAACGGGTCAGAACTCGTCGCCATCCTCGAGACTGTACTGGAACTCCAACGCGAGGGCCATCTCGACGACCTCGTCGAGACGGCAAAGACGCTCTCGGTGCTGGAGATCGACGAGGATGCCGCCCGCGGTATGAACGAGTTCTTCGGCGCGATCGGCGATGCCCAGCGGGATTCCGAGCCGATTGGCCTGATGGGGACATTGTCGGCGCTGTTAAATCGGGACATTCGGTTCGGCCTCGGATACCTCGTCAGCTTCCTGAAGGCCAAAGGACGGCGCATTAGAGACCGATCCTGA